One Glycine max cultivar Williams 82 chromosome 3, Glycine_max_v4.0, whole genome shotgun sequence DNA window includes the following coding sequences:
- the LOC100794944 gene encoding Chlorophyll a-b binding protein 7, chloroplastic-like, with protein MASACASSAITAVAISTPSSGQKNGSGGCFLSGRKLRVKKERAAIGGRSMGTTVCAVAEPDRPLWFPGSTPPPWLDGTLPGDFGFDPLGLGSDPESLRWNVQAELVHCRWAMLGAAGIFIPEFLTKIGVLNTPSWYSAGELEYFTDTTTLFIVELFFIGWAEGRRWADIIKPGCVNTDPIFPNNKLTGTDVGYPGGLWFDPLGWGTGSPQKIKDLRTKEIKNGRLAMLAVMGAWFQHIYTATGPIDNLFAHLADPGHATIFAAFTPK; from the exons ATGGCTTCCGCTTGTGCTTCCTCTGCAATTACAGCTGTTGCCATCTCTACGCCGAG TTCCGGGCAGAAGAATGGATCAGGAGGTTGTTTTcttagtggaaggaaattgagGGTGAAAAAGGAGAGAGCAGCAATTGGAGGACGATCGATGGGCACTACAGTGTGCGCAGTTGCTGAGCCTGACAGACCTCTATGGTTCCCAGGCAGCACCCCTCCTCCATGGCTTGATGGCACTCTACCTGGAGACTTCGGCTTTGACCCTCTTGGTCTTG gATCTGACCCGGAGAGTCTGAGATGGAATGTTCAGGCAGAGCTAGTGCACTGCAGATGGGCAATGTTGGGTGCTGCTGGCATTTTCATTCCAGAATTCCTAACAAAGATTGGTGTCTTGAACACTCCTTCATGGTACTCAGCTGGAGAGCTGGAATACTTCACGGACACTACTACCCTCTTCATAGTTGAGCTCTTTTTCATTGGCTGGGCCGAGGGTAGAAGATGGGCTGACATAATCAAGCCAGGCTGTGTCAACACTGACCCCATCTTTCCCAACAACAAGCTCACCGGAACCGATGTGGGTTACCCTGGTGGCCTTTGGTTTGACCCCCTTGGTTGGGGAACCGGTTCTCCTCAGAAGATCAAGGACTTGAGAACTAAGGAGATCAAGAATGGCAGACTGGCCATGCTTGCTGTCATGGGTGCATGGTTCCAGCACATCTACACTGCCACCGGTCCTATTGACAACCTCTTTGCCCACCTTGCAGATCCTGGCCATGCTACCATTTTTGCT GCTTTCACCCCTAAGTGA
- the LOC100782574 gene encoding tyrosine-sulfated glycopeptide receptor 1, with protein sequence MALAYLSFLYVSCQHHATLLLLTLAFPFLRHGQSMVAAICYMLYALQSPTSQTHMLTLRKYPKDSLFPFWGFVLMTQGTRPFSIFMVSKLMVFVLILFLLSGFLVLVQASSCNQLDRDSLLSFSRNISSPSPLNWSASSVDCCSWEGIVCDEDLRVIHLLLPSRALSGFLSPSLTNLTALSRLNLSHNRLSGNLPNHFFSLLNHLQILDLSFNLFSGELPPFVANISGNTIQELDMSSNLFHGTLPPSLLQHLADAGAGGSLTSFNVSNNSFTGHIPTSLCSNHSSSSSLRFLDYSSNDFIGTIQPGLGACSNLERFRAGSNSLSGPLPGDIFNAVALTEISLPLNKLNGTIGEGIVNLANLTVLELYSNNFTGPIPSDIGKLSKLERLLLHANNITGTLPTSLMDCANLVMLDVRLNLLEGDLSALNFSGLLRLTALDLGNNSFTGILPPTLYACKSLKAVRLASNHFEGQISPDILGLQSLAFLSISTNHLSNVTGALKLLMELKNLSTLMLSQNFFNEMMPDDANITNPDGFQKIQVLALGGCNFTGQIPRWLVNLKKLEVLDLSYNQISGSIPPWLNTLPELFYIDLSFNRLTGIFPTELTRLPALTSQQAYDEVERTYLELPLFANANNVSQMQYNQISNLPPAIYLGNNSLNGSIPIEIGKLKVLHQLDLSNNKFSGNIPAEISNLINLEKLYLSGNQLSGEIPVSLKSLHFLSAFSVAYNNLQGPIPTGGQFDTFSSSSFEGNLQLCGSVVQRSCLPQQGTTARGHRSNKKLIIGFSIAACFGTVSFISVLIVWIISKRRINPGGDTDKVELESISVSSYSGVHPEVDKEASLVVLFPNKTNEIKDLTIFEILKATENFSQANIIGCGGFGLVYKATLPNGTTVAIKKLSGDLGLMEREFKAEVEALSTAQHENLVALQGYCVHEGVRLLIYTYMENGSLDYWLHEKADGPSQLDWPTRLKIAQGASCGLAYMHQICEPHIVHRDIKSSNILLDEKFEAHVADFGLARLILPYQTHVTTELVGTLGYIPPEYGQAWVATLRGDVYSFGVVMLELLSGRRPVDVSKPKMSRELVAWVQQMRSEGKQDQVFDPLLRGKGFEEEMQQVLDAACMCVNQNPFKRPSIREVVEWLKNVGSSKPQMNKD encoded by the coding sequence ATGGCATTAGCATACTTGTCTTTTTTATATGTTAGTTGTCAACATCACGCCACTCTCTTGCTTCTTACCTTGGCTTTCCCTTTCCTGCGACATGGTCAATCAATGGTCGCTGCTATATGCTATATGCTATACGCTTTGCAATCCCCAACATCTCAAACCCATATGCTAACATTGAGGAAGTATCCTAAAGACTCCCTTTTTCCCTTCTGGGGATTCGTTCTAATGACACAGGGAACTCGACCCTTTTCCATCTTCATGGTTTCCAAGTTAATGGTCTTTGTCTTAATACTGTTCCTTCTGTCTGGATTCCTTGTTCTTGTTCAAGCCTCCTCGTGTAACCAACTGGATAGAGACTCGCTCCTCTCCTTCTCCAGGAATATATCCTCTCCGTCCCCTCTCAATTGGTCTGCTTCTTCTGTTGATTGCTGTTCTTGGGAAGGCATTGTGTGTGATGAGGATCTCAGAGTCATACATCTATTGCTACCATCCAGGGCTCTCTCTGGCTTCCTCTCCCCATCCCTCACAAACCTCACTGCTCTCTCCCGCCTTAATCTCTCCCATAATCGCTTATCTGGTAATCTTCCCAACCATTTTTTCTCACTTCTTAATCACCTGCAGATTCTTGATTTGAGCTTCAATCTTTTCTCTGGCGAATTGCCACCCTTTGTTGCTAATATCAGTGGCAATACTATCCAGGAGCTGGATATGTCTAGTAATTTATTCCACGGAACACTCCCACCTTCTCTCCTTCAGCACCTGGCAGATGCCGGTGCTGGAGGGAGTTTGACTTCTTTTAATGTTAGTAACAATAGCTTCACAGGTCATATTCCCACTTCTCTCTGCAGTAACCACAGTAGCTCGTCTTCTCTCAGATTCTTGGATTATTCCTCCAATGATTTCATAGGCACGATTCAGCCTGGACTAGGAGCATGTTCCAATCTGGAGAGATTTCGAGCAGGTTCCAATTCACTATCTGGGCCCCTTCCTGGTGATATTTTTAATGCTGTTGCTCTCACAGAAATCTCCTTGCCCCTCAATAAACTCAATGGAACCATTGGTGAGGGCATTGTTAACCTTGCCAACCTCACAGTTTTGGAGCTCTACTCCAATAATTTCACCGGGCCCATTCCCTCGGATATTGGTAAGCTCTCCAAATTGGAACGTTTACTCCTTCATGCCAACAATATAACTGGTACTTTGCCCACATCTCTGATGGACTGTGCCAATCTTGTCATGTTGGATGTAAGGCTTAACTTGTTGGAGGGAGACCTCTCAGCATTAAATTTCTCCGGACTCCTCAGACTCACAGCACTTGACCTTGGCAACAATAGTTTCACTGGTATTTTACCACCAACCCTTTATGCTTGTAAGTCACTTAAAGCAGTAAGGCTAGCATCTAATCATTTTGAGGGACAGATCTCACCTGACATACTTGGACTTCAGTCTCTGgctttcctttcaatttctaCCAACCACCTGAGTAATGTCACTGGGGCTCTGAAGTTACTCATGGAACTCAAGAACCTCAGTACCCTTATGCTCTCCCAGAATTTTTTCAATGAAATGATGCCAGATGATGCAAACATAACAAATCCAGATGGATTCCAAAAGATCCAAGTTCTAGCATTGGGTGGTTGTAATTTCACAGGCCAAATACCACGCTGGCTTGTTAATCTGAAGAAGCTTGAGGTCTTGGATTTGTCTTATAATCAAATTAGTGGTTCAATTCCTCCTTGGTTGAACACACTTCCTGAGCTTTTCTACATAGACTTGTCTTTTAACCGCCTCACAGGAATATTTCCAACTGAGCTCACAAGGCTTCCAGCACTAACATCACAACAGGCATATGATGAAGTAGAAAGGACTTACCTGGAGTTACCCCTCTTTGCTAATGCCAACAATGTTTCCCAAATGCAATATAATCAGATTTCCAACCTACCACCAGCAATATATCTGGGAAACAATAGCCTCAATGGCAGTATCCCTATAGAGATTGGCAAACTGAAAGTCCTTCATCAGCTGGACCTTAGTAACAACAAATTCTCTGGCAATATCCCagcagaaatttctaacttgATTAACTTAGAGAAACTATACCTCTCAGGAAACCAACTTTCTGGTGAGATTcctgtttcactcaaaagcttgcATTTTTTGTCTGCTTTCAGTGTAGCATACAATAATCTTCAAGGACCGATACCAACTGGTGGTCAATTTGATACTTTCTCCTCTTCCAGCTTTGAAGGAAACCTACAGTTGTGTGGTTCAGTTGTTCAGCGTTCTTGTCTTCCTCAACAGGGTACTACTGCACGTGGTCACagatcaaacaaaaaattgataattggaTTTTCCATTGCAGCCTGTTTTGGCACTGTTTCCTTCATTTCAGTGTTGATAGTGTGGATAATATCCAAGAGAAGGATCAATCCAGGTGGAGACACTGACAAGGTTGAACTGGAGTCAATTTCTGTCAGCTCTTACAGTGGAGTTCATCCTGAGGTTGACAAAGAGGCTAGCCTAGTGGTATTGTTCccaaataaaacaaatgaaatcaAGGACCTTACcatatttgaaatattaaagGCCACTGAAAATTTCAGTCAGGCAAACATAATAGGATGTGGGGGTTTTGGTTTGGTTTATAAAGCAACGTTACCAAATGGAACTACAGTGGCCATCAAGAAACTTTCAGGAGATTTGGGTCTTATGGAAAGGGAATTTAAAGCAGAGGTGGAGGCTTTGTCCACAGCACAGCATGAAAATCTGGTTGCATTGCAAGGCTATTGTGTGCATGAGGGTGTTCGGCTTCTCATATATACTTACATGGAAAATGGAAGTCTGGATTACTGGTTGCATGAAAAGGCTGATGGTCCATCTCAACTTGATTGGCCTACTCGACTGAAGATTGCACAAGGTGCAAGTTGTGGATTGGCTTACATGCATCAGATATGTGAACCACATATAGTGCATCGTGATATAAAGTCAAGTAATATACTCCTTGATGAAAAGTTTGAAGCACATGTTGCAGATTTTGGGCTGGCCAGATTGATTCTTCCTTATCAAACTCATGTTACAACTGAACTTGTAGGTACATTAGGTTACATACCCCCAGAGTATGGACAAGCATGGGTAGCAACTCTGAGAGGAGATGTCTACAGCTTTGGGGTTGTCATGCTTGAGCTGCTCAGTGGGAGGAGGCCCGTCGATGTAAGCAAGCCTAAAATGTCAAGGGAGTTGGTTGCCTGGGTTCAACAAATGAGGAGTGAAGGAAAACAAGATCAAGTCTTTGATCCTCTTCTGAGAGGGAAGGGCTTCGAAGAAGAGATGCAGCAGGTTCTTGATGCAGCATGCATGTGTGTCAACCAGAATCCTTTCAAGAGACCAAGCATCAGA